A stretch of Lathyrus oleraceus cultivar Zhongwan6 chromosome 6, CAAS_Psat_ZW6_1.0, whole genome shotgun sequence DNA encodes these proteins:
- the LOC127093448 gene encoding uncharacterized protein LOC127093448 — protein MSRCFSFPPPGYLRNTDTLIEESIKIQLDTEKPIKDRKEKKDKKDRNETKEERKLRKEKKRERKEKRKREKEETKKDSKLKLTNEVKEPKDIGKLQKGEYYENEHFEKSDITQELDKPVSSPQEPYSSDSSQSSKRKRDTLLPSKDHGTGIRIRLPLRKHREPEEVKKGFQLGSSSRSVGISDSIIQKTKRVQRPLQGITKVENPNQLPVSSASCRLPLKNVETPNELAGISTSQICRPLLKKVENHSSSQVCRAPSKKVETLLPVNCRPPVKKVENLQCGPVKKVETLQLGNSAVCRPPLNKVETLLPVSKVCRPPLRKDDTPNPPPVISASKVCRPPLRKDDTPNQAPVISASKVCRPPLPKKDETLNQPSVISASKVCRPPLPKKGETPNQPPVISASKVCRPPLSKIDETPSQLKVVCKPLNNSIVDAPSKPLVPVDAPTASTANETVDEESLRMESLYNSLLKIPLVTYDCFDAVDQDWLFSSALTESKSVSKKQKIDDAIPCSKFQWPPRAQYMPEVEVYALPYTVPF, from the exons ATGTCTCGTTGCTTCTCTTTCCCACCTCCAGGGTATTTGAGGAATACCGATACCTTGATCGAAGAATCGATTAAG ATCCAATTGGATACGGAGAAGCCCATTAAAGACAGGAAGGAGAAAAAGGACAAGAAGGATAGGAATGAGACTAAGGAGGAGAGGAAGTTGAGGAAGGAAAAGAAGAGGGAGAGGAAGGAGAAAAGGAAAAGGGAGAAAGAAGAAACTAAAAAAGATTCAAAGCTCAAGCTTACGAATGAAGTAAAGGAACCAAAAGACATTGGAAAGTTACAAAAGGGTGAATATTATGAGAATGAGCATTTTGAGAAGAGTGATATTACACAGGAACTTGACAAACCCGTCTCTTCTCCTCAAGAGCCTTACTCATCTGACAGCTCTCAAAGCAGTAAGAGGAAGAGGGACACCTTGTTACCTAGCAAAGATCATG GTACCGGTATTAGAATTCGACTTCCATTGAGGAAACATAGAGAACCTGAGGAAGTTAAAAAAGGGTTTCAATTGGGTTCTTCTTCAAGAAGTGTTGGAATTTCAGATTCAATTATTCAGAAAACAAAAAGAGTTCAACGGCCATTGCAGGGTATCACTAAAGTTGAGAACCCAAATCAGCTCCCTGTAAGTTCTGCCTCTTGCAGACTACCATTGAAGAATGTTGAGACCCCAAATGAGCTAGCTGGAATTTCTACTTCCCAAATTTGCAGGCCACTATTGAAAAAAGTTGAAAATCATTCTTCCTCCCAAGTTTGCAGAGCACCGTCCAAAAAAGTTGAAACCCTCCTGCCTGTAAATTGCAGACCACCAGTGAAAAAAGTTGAAAACTTGCAATGTGGACCAGTGAAAAAAGTTGAAACCTTGCAACTTGGAAATTCTGCTGTTTGCAGACCACCATTGAACAAAGTTGAAACCCTCCTCCCTGTCTCCAAAGTTTGCAGACCACCATTGAGGAAAGATGATACCCCAAATCCTCCTCCTGTAATTTCTGCCTCCAAAGTTTGCAGACCACCATTGAGGAAAGATGATACCCCGAATCAGGCTCCCGTAATTTCTGCCTCCAAAGTTTGCAGACCACCATTGCCGAAGAAAGACGAGACCCTGAATCAGCCTTCCGTAATTTCTGCCTCCAAAGTTTGCAGACCACCATTGCCGAAGAAAGGTGAGACCCCGAATCAGCCTCCTGTAATTTCTGCCTCCAAAGTTTGCAGACCACCATTGTCGAAGATAGATGAGACCCCCAGTCAGCTCAAAGTAGTTTGCAAACCATTGAACAATTCAATTGTTGATGCTCCTTCGAAGCCATTGGTTCCCGTTGATGCTCCAACAGCATCAACAGCAAATGAAACAGTTGACGAAGAAAGTCTAAGGATGGAATCTTTATATAACTCCTTACTTAAAATTCCTCTGGTAACGTATGATTGTTTTGACGCAGTGGATCAAGATTGGTTATTTAGTTCTGCACTGACAGAATCAAAGTCTGTCTCCAAGAAACAGAAGATTGATGATGCCATTCCGTGTTCAAAATTTCAATGGCCTCCTAGGGCTCAATATATGCCTGAGGTTGAAGTGTATGCTTTGCCTTACACAGTTCCATTTTGA